One part of the Vicia villosa cultivar HV-30 ecotype Madison, WI linkage group LG6, Vvil1.0, whole genome shotgun sequence genome encodes these proteins:
- the LOC131612655 gene encoding guanylate kinase 2-like isoform X1, with translation MGEAPAFLVDDDLQDGPLSGLELTNGTCKTRTIFGDKTYVTVGADDGTLSIDVQIFDPSLGEWVYPTVLGTKPLSCKGHSAVLFENRILVLKKGSKPDDQIWFLEVDTDYVRQQRKKLGTEVVAWSKGVIGNSEKPIVISGPSGVGKGTLISMLMKEFPSMFGFSVSHTTRAPRDMEKNGVHYHFTEKSVMEKEIKNGKFLEFASVHGNLYGTSVEAVEVVADAGKRCILDIDVQGARSVKASSLEAIFIFVCPPSMEELEKRLRDRGTETEEQILKRLRNASAEIEQGKSSNIFDFILYNDNLEESYERLKKLLGLNGFVTAQPKSAAPREINLPMDHSVSKLDDKIIINCISCGPDKESKSLIMLDVSSLKGGAPGRTRGLDFHVIGSMDQLS, from the exons ATG GGAGAAGCACCAGCATTCCTTGTTGATGATGACCTTCAAGATGGGCCTCTTAGTGGCCTTGAATTAACAAATGGAACTTGCAAAACAAGGACTATCTTCGGCGATAAAACG TATGTCACTGTTGGAGCTGATGATGGAACTTTGTCCATTGACGTTCAAATTTTTGACCCTAGTCTTGGAGAATG GGTTTACCCAACTGTGCTAGGAACTAAACCCTTGTCATGCAAAGGCCACTCGGCTGTGCTTTTCGAGAACCGGATTCTTGTTCTTAAGAAGGGTTCTAAACCAGATGATCAAATATGGttcctagag GTGGACACCGATTATGTTAGGCAGCAGCGGAAAAAATTGGGGACAGAGGTTGTTGCATGGAGTAAGGGTGTGATTGGCAATTCTGAGAAACCTATTGTTATTAGTGGTCCTTCTGGAGTTGGTAAAGGAACACTGATATCAATGCTCATGAAGGAATTTCCATCTATGTTTGGTTTTTCTGTGAGCCACACCACCCGTGCTCCTAGAGATATGGAGAAAAACGGGGTCCATTACCATTTTACTGAGAAGAGTGTGATGGAGAAAGAGATTAAAAATGGAAAGTTTCTCGAGTTTGCTTCTGTCCATGGTAATTTGTATGGGACCAGTGTTGAAGCTGTTGAAGTTGTGGCAGATGCAGGAAAA AGATGTATTCTTGATATTGATGTTCAAGGAGCAAGATCAGTGAAGGCTAGTTCTCTTGAAGCCATATTCATCTTTGTCTGCCCCCCATCAATGGAAGAGCTTGAGAAGCGCCTTCGTGACAG AGGGACTGAGACAGAGGAGCAGATCCTTAAGCGTTTGCGTAATGCCTCGGCTGAAATCGAACAAGGAAAGTCTTCCAATATATTCGATTTCATCTTATACAATGACAATCTTGAGGAGTCTTATGAGAGACTTAAG AAATTATTAGGACTTAATGGTTTTGTCACTGCTCAACCGAAATCAG CCGCACCTAGAGAGATTAATCTACCAATGGACCATTCCGTGTCTAAACTCGACGACAAAATCATCATAAACTGCATCTCTTGTGGGCCGGATAAAGAGTCAAAGAGCTT GATCATGTTAGATGTTTCCTCACTAAAAGGGGGTGCACCTGGAAGGACAAGAGGGCTTGATTTTCATGTGATAGGCTCTATGGATCAACTTAGCTAA
- the LOC131612655 gene encoding guanylate kinase 2-like isoform X2 gives MELAKQGLSSAIKRVYPTVLGTKPLSCKGHSAVLFENRILVLKKGSKPDDQIWFLEVDTDYVRQQRKKLGTEVVAWSKGVIGNSEKPIVISGPSGVGKGTLISMLMKEFPSMFGFSVSHTTRAPRDMEKNGVHYHFTEKSVMEKEIKNGKFLEFASVHGNLYGTSVEAVEVVADAGKRCILDIDVQGARSVKASSLEAIFIFVCPPSMEELEKRLRDRGTETEEQILKRLRNASAEIEQGKSSNIFDFILYNDNLEESYERLKKLLGLNGFVTAQPKSAAPREINLPMDHSVSKLDDKIIINCISCGPDKESKSLIMLDVSSLKGGAPGRTRGLDFHVIGSMDQLS, from the exons ATGGAACTTGCAAAACAAGGACTATCTTCGGCGATAAAACG GGTTTACCCAACTGTGCTAGGAACTAAACCCTTGTCATGCAAAGGCCACTCGGCTGTGCTTTTCGAGAACCGGATTCTTGTTCTTAAGAAGGGTTCTAAACCAGATGATCAAATATGGttcctagag GTGGACACCGATTATGTTAGGCAGCAGCGGAAAAAATTGGGGACAGAGGTTGTTGCATGGAGTAAGGGTGTGATTGGCAATTCTGAGAAACCTATTGTTATTAGTGGTCCTTCTGGAGTTGGTAAAGGAACACTGATATCAATGCTCATGAAGGAATTTCCATCTATGTTTGGTTTTTCTGTGAGCCACACCACCCGTGCTCCTAGAGATATGGAGAAAAACGGGGTCCATTACCATTTTACTGAGAAGAGTGTGATGGAGAAAGAGATTAAAAATGGAAAGTTTCTCGAGTTTGCTTCTGTCCATGGTAATTTGTATGGGACCAGTGTTGAAGCTGTTGAAGTTGTGGCAGATGCAGGAAAA AGATGTATTCTTGATATTGATGTTCAAGGAGCAAGATCAGTGAAGGCTAGTTCTCTTGAAGCCATATTCATCTTTGTCTGCCCCCCATCAATGGAAGAGCTTGAGAAGCGCCTTCGTGACAG AGGGACTGAGACAGAGGAGCAGATCCTTAAGCGTTTGCGTAATGCCTCGGCTGAAATCGAACAAGGAAAGTCTTCCAATATATTCGATTTCATCTTATACAATGACAATCTTGAGGAGTCTTATGAGAGACTTAAG AAATTATTAGGACTTAATGGTTTTGTCACTGCTCAACCGAAATCAG CCGCACCTAGAGAGATTAATCTACCAATGGACCATTCCGTGTCTAAACTCGACGACAAAATCATCATAAACTGCATCTCTTGTGGGCCGGATAAAGAGTCAAAGAGCTT GATCATGTTAGATGTTTCCTCACTAAAAGGGGGTGCACCTGGAAGGACAAGAGGGCTTGATTTTCATGTGATAGGCTCTATGGATCAACTTAGCTAA